ATTAATAATTTCTAAAATAGAATCTTGGTTCTCTGCTCTTTGTTGAAATTTAAAATAATCTAGCATTCGACGCTTTTTTAGAAAATAATACGACCAACCCACTGAGAATACAGTTAATGCTAAATACACTGCAAGAATTGTAAAGTCGTAGTACCATAAAACTCCAAAGAACACTGAGAATGTCATGATAGAAAATACGGTAACTAGACTTTGAGACGTTAAAAACTCTTCAATACGCTCGTTATCATTAATTCGTTGATTAAAATCTCCTACCATTTTAGAATCAAAAAACTTAATGGGTAATTGAAGAGTTTTCTTTAAAAAATCTGAGATAATATTTATACTCAGCTTAGTACCCACATATAATGTGAGTGAATTTCGTATGATTTGTATTGTGATTGCTCCTAAGAATAAACCTAATTGAGCTAAGAGAATAAGCGTAATCATATTCATATCTCCAGCTGTAACTCCTTTATCGATAAGATTTTGAGTTAAAAATGGAAATACTAGAGTTAACAAACTTCCTAATAAAAGCATACCAAACATAAAAGCAACCTGCTTTTTAAACGGTTTTAAATAGTTCAGTAAATATGAAATAGTAAGTTTATTTGATTTTGGTGGCTCGATTTCATCAAACTTTTCTGTTGGCGAAAGAAATAGAACAATTCCTTTATCTTCTTGAGAACACCAAGATTTAGCGAACTCTTCTTCTGATAAGGTAATTAAACCATGAGAAGGGTCTGCAACTTTAAATCTATTTTTACCTGTAAAAATGTTTTTCTTCACATCATGTAATACCACAAAATGATTTTTATTCCAATGTAGAATACATGGTAATGTTCCTTCTTCTAAAAGCACATCAATAGACAATAAACTTGGATATGTTTCAAAGCCTATTTCCTCTGCTGCATCAGAAATACTCATTAAACTCACTCCTTCTTTAGAAATGTGAGAAATATCTCTTAAATATTGTAGTGGATAATCTTTACCATACATTTTTGTGATCATTGCAATACAAGCAGGACCACAATCCATTTGATCGTGTTGCGGTATAAATTTCATATTATTAGTGCTTTTGGTTGAACATACTTTTCTTTTCCTAGTCTCATTTTATAATATTTTGATAGCAATCCATAGAATACTAATTCGTGCATTCTTGGGTTGGTAATTGAAAATCTATTGACATGCATATGGATATAGCTCGTCAAGTTTGATTTCATATTTTGAATAACTACTTCCTTGCCTTCTCCTAAATCTTCATATAATTTTTGATTATGCTTTTCAACTACTTCATTAATTTTAGTTGCTGAATTTTCTATAAGTAGCGAAATATCATTCTTGTACTTTCTGAACTTTGACTCAATTTGTTTCTTAAGATTTTTATCTCCATTGAATTCTTTTAAGAAAGCTTGATACAATTCATTGATATGATTCGATTTTTCTTGTAAAGTATATTGATGTAATTCGTAGAAGTTATCTATGGTTTTTAATATTGGTAACCACGAAATCTCAGAATTGGTGTTTTTAGTTAGATTTAATATTTCTAGAATTAAATCACTATCTCTGTGAAATATAGATTCAGATGGAACTATTAATTCGTTCCCATATCTTTCTAATTCTCTGTTGTAGGTAGATATTTCAACTTTCCAAATAGCATGATTAGAAACATAAGAATGAATTGCTCTATTTAATTTTTCTACAACTTTTCTATGATTTATATTGTTATCACTAACTAAAAATCGAAGTCTTAAGTGAAAATCAGGATCTCTAAATCGAATAAAATGCCACTTCTCAATTAATCCGTTTTCTTTTAAATTATGAATCAAAGGGTGAATTACATCCTGTAATAGTTTTGCTGCTGTTTTAGTACCTGTATATAGCTTAAAATACAACCACTCCTCTCCTGGTATAAAAGTTCTTTTTTCAGTAATATTTTGAACATTTATCTTCCTTGATTTTTTAGCTTCTTTAAAAAAAGGAATTATATACTCAGCATTATAAACCTCATCTCTTGAATCTATAGAATCCACTAGAAGTTCCTCTAATACTAATTGTTTTTTCTTCTTTATGGCTTCAAGTAAAAAAGTATACATGAACTCATTTTCAAGATCAATCCAAAGTGTATGATCTTGTTGCTCTCTCAAACATACATATCTTGGAACATTTTGATTTTTAAGAAAAATTTGAAGTTTCGAAATACTTAATTCTCCGTTTTCATAACAGCTAGCTAACTCATCAATAGAGAAATTCCACTTGGCTGGAGCAAGAATTATATCATCAAAAACAATTCTTGGTCTTGATGTAAACGCCTTGTAATTCACACTTCCTAAATTCAAACCTAGGTATGTATTACAATCTTGCATTTGTAATTCTCCTAAAAACTGATAAATTGGAAGCGAATTATATTGAAAATTGTGAGCAGTAGTATTTACAACCTTAATTCTTTTATTCAGGCTTCTACTTCGTAAAACAATCTTATTATGCTTTATACTGATGTAAATATCATCTAACGCTATTTGTTTTGCATTTTCACTTCCTTTAGTTAGAAAAGAAATTTCGTGTGTACGATGTACATTTCTTAATAAAATATTTCCGGATCTATTATCTGGAACATGTAATAGTTCTACCAAGATTTCATCTCCTTCTTTTTGTTCTTTAGCCAGAGCTTCATTAAACAAATCGTTTAATGAATTGTCTAAACTTGAAAATCTTCCTATTAAATTTAAAGCACCAGTACCTCCAACAACTTCAATAGAAATTTTCTCTTTATACTTGTTAATCATAGTATAAAACGAATCTGATAACTGATCGGTATTTACTGGAAAATCAGATAAATCAATTGTATTAAGATCTATTAAATTTTTATTATTTCTCTTGGCTGTAGTTAATTGATTGGTCCAAAACTTATGAATATTTTTATGATATGAAAGCTTCGTTTCTGGACTTTCATTCCCTTTTAATTTAATATCATCAATCAAAGAAGAGAAATTACTAGCATCTGCATGATCTTGTAAATACCCAACTCCTACTTCATTATCAAGAGCTACACATAATTGTACTTCTTTGTCTTCATATCTTTTATAAAAAGCTTTCTTGAATTCATTTAGATTGACATTATCTTGTTTAATACTAAATCTTGATAAAGTACTAACTGCCTTTTTGATTTTAGAAATCTCTTGAGAAGTTAAATCGTATTGCGTCACAGGTAAGTTATTCCTCATATTAGAATTGATCAGAAACTTCTTATCAAATGCAAAATTGAATTGTTTTGCTATACTAAAAATGTCTTCATATTCCGAAATTGAATTGCCTACAACTTTTGCATCAAGACATTCTAATTTATTCTTTAATTGTGCAAGTAGGTTATAATAATGTAAAAGCTCTTCATTTTGAGTTTTACCTATAATGACGTTCTCAAAATACTGAACAAGTTGCTCGAAAGGAGACTCACCATTAATACTAATATCTAAATCACTTACTAAAAACTGAGCATCGATTAATGAATTGATATAAGTCGTTACGTCTTCTTTGGAAATATCCTCGATAGAATACATCAGTAACTCTACCAATTCATTTAATGTTTGATTTTCCTTTTGAGTTACTTTATAAATTAATTCTAAAACCTCATCCGCTTCTACTTCTACTAAAGTATACGCTCTTTTATTTCTTTGAATTTTATATTCGGCATATCTGAAATTACTACCAATCTTATAAATAGAAGAGTTTGGTGCAAATTTCACGATACTTCTTACAGCATCTTTTTGATTTAGTTGATGTAATAACGTATAGATAAAATCTAAATCTAATCCTGTAAATCGCTGTGGTTCAACTTGCTTATTCTCTTGCTTATGTTGAATTTCTGTGTACCCTGAAAATAATCCAAAAGGAGTACATCTTGTAGTTGATCTTATGTAATACTTAACAATAGATAGTGCTAACTTATATTGCTTTTCAACACTCAATTCAGCCTTTGAAACAAACTTTTCCCATTCATAATACAAATCTGGTGAGGCCAGAAAAATAGATTCTTTGAAAACTTCATCATTAAACAAATCTTTTACAAATTCGATTGTTTCTTCAGAAGTAGTAGGAATTTCTGAGAACTGATGAACACTCTTAATTGGTGTTCTTAAAATGAAACGATTGATATGATTGAAGTTCTTCATTCTTTCTATTAATAAACTGGTGTTAACATTTGGAATTTCTCTGCAATTGCATGAAGGTTTTCTAATTTCTCTTTGTGGGTTCCAGCCACATCATAAAACACAAATTCATCTAAACCATATTCATCATAGTATCTTTGTGTAATCTCTTGTAAACTTTCTGCTGTTACAGGTTCTATAATAAATGCTTCTGCAGAAAGACTTCTTGCATATGCTGTCATTTCATCTACTTTGAACTTCGCTTCTTCTATAGTATCAGCCATTAAAAAGGCAATAGAAATCACAATTTTAGGATAACGTCCGTGCGCAGCATAAAACTCTTCTTTAAATGTTGCTATTTGTTCTTTATCAAATTCTTTTGATTGACCGAAATTGTGAAAAAGAGAAACACAATAATTCGTTCCGTATTTAATTGCCTCCTTATAACTATTGAAAGATGTAGATAAATACCATAACTCTGGCTTAGATCCTTTAAACGGTGGAATTAGAATTTGATTATTATTTAAGTTCTCATCTTCATTTTCTAATAGATCAGAGATTACCTCTAAATTCTTATTGAAAATATCTCGGTTCGTTTTTCTAGATAAACCTGGATGAGCTAATTCTGCAATTTTCTTACTATCTGGTAAACCTTTAGATAAGCCTAAATCAATTCTATTTGGATATAAATTAGATAACAACTTGTAGTTACACGTAACTGCATAAGGAGAATATAATGATAATGACACTCCTGCTGAACCAACTTTGATTTGATCTGTCATTCCAGCTAAAATTGGTAACAATATATCTGGATTCGTATAGGGATGATTTTTAACATGTGCATAATGATGTTCTGCTAACCAAAATCGGTTAAATCCAGCTGAATCTGCTTCAACAGCATATTCAATCATTTGCTCTATAATTTCTAAACTTGTTGCATCGTCTCTTTGACCTAAATCGATAAGACCTATCTTAATATTTTCCATTATATTGTTTTTTTAGTTGATTAAAAAGGCTTCTTTCCACTCAGTAGTAAAGTCCTTTTGATATGATTGAAGTACTAGTAAAGCTCCGAGTTTACCATAGAATAAAGACATATCTCTTTCTGTAAGTTCATTCAATATTCCTTCTTTTAAATATTGAACAGTTCTATTGATCCAATATTCGTGAGCTTCTAAGTATTTTGTATCTCCTAAAAGTGAGTGTAATTCTGAAAATAATTGAGCAACGCCTGAAGAACCATGACACCAATGGTGATTTTCGATTCCGGTTACATTCATTTCTTTTCGTTTAATTACATTTTCACCAATTAGTTCTATTAACTCATTGTACTGAGTATTTTTAGTGCATAAGTCTATTTTAGAAAGTAAGAAAATCAAGCTTAAATCGCTATTACACCATGCTAAACGATTATTTTGGTGCTCGATTAACTTACCTTCATCTAAATAAACTTTATGGGGTTTTATGATATGAATACCATCAACTTTGTAATTGGTATTTATGTGTTTCATGATTTTAGTGATGCACTTATCTATAATTGCATCATAAACGTTTTGTGCTCCGAATGCTTTTTTAGCATCGTTTAATATTTTTATAGTTGATAAATAACCATGAGGAAATCCAAAGTTAATATCACTGATATATGGATTGTCTGAAATCGTACTAAAAAGTAATACAGACTCTTTTGACTTTTGATGAAGCTTATCAACTATTCCATTAAATAACTCTTTATTTTTTACTTTTAATAAGAATAATAATACACCTATCGATCCATGTAAAAAATCATAATTATCAATATCAATCATCTTAATTGCATACGCATATGCAATCTGACTTAAAACTGGAATTTGCTCTTTATACTCCTCATCTAACAAATCATTTTCTATCAATTTGGTTATTACAAAACCTAATCCTGAAATTCCTTCTGCATAAGAAGAGTCGTTTAGTAAATCACTACCTTCTGGGTTTTGAAGTGAATTAAAAATATCCATTAGAATATCTGTAATCTTATCAAAGTAAACTACCTTTTTAGTATCCATGTATACGAACATCAAGTAATATAAAACTCCCAGTTTACCTTGAACTAAACCTCCTGATAATTCATTCACAGGGTAGGACAAAATCTTTGAATTGTAATCGTTTATAATTTTATCTATAGTTATGTTTTCTTCCGTTATCATTTTCTGAAGTTTAAAAAGTTGAGATATTCGTTTTTAATGTCTAATTCCTTACATAACAGCGTTAAGCCAATTCCTAATATTCCTTGTGAAATTCCTAATTGAGCAAAATCGTAAATACCGTTATAGTAAGTATCGTATCCTGCCCAAACAGTATTATTATTTCCTTTGTCTAAAATCTTCTGGAACCAGTATTCTTTTGATTCTTTGAATGCATTTTTAGAAGTCAAACGATACATCATATCGAAAAATGCGTATAAGCCTGACGCTCCGTAGATCATATTCGCATCTCTAATATGGTTATCATTATCATCTTTATATTCTGCAGCATTCTCTAGAACCTCTATTCCTAATTCCGTCCAATACGAATTTTTTAAGGCGTTTCCTGCTCTGTAGAAAGTGTAACCAATACCTAAATCTCCGTAAGACAAATTGTGGTACTGAAGTTTATTGTTTTTATTAGCTGTTTGAGGAAACCAACAGGTATGATCTCTATCTAGGTGTTTCTCTAGAAAATTAAGTCCTTTTGATATTAAGTTTTTGCACTCTTCTTTTCTAACGTTATGTGCATAACAATCAATTAAAAAAGAAATAACTCCTGCAACACCGTGATTATATCCTAATTCTACGTATGAATTTTCAGGTGATCTTAAGTCAAATAACCAATACGCTTGATTTTCATTTTCAATAGCTTTATCTATTACTAAATCTAATACTTGGTTTAGTTTTTCATTACTTATTTTTTCTGAGACGAAGTAATATTGAATTGGAGCAAAAACTCCTGTGATGCTATCTAAATTTTCATCTTTTAATTGATTGGTGAATATTTCATCAATTAAAGAATTAAGATCATTTAAAATAAATTCTACTTCATTTGCTAATACATTATTTTTGAATAAGATGTTTAAGTAGATTCCAGCTTCTATAATATCTTTTTGAGGTGATATACTTGTATAATTATCAGTAAGCATTTCAAGAGAATCCTCTATTAAACCAATAGATTTTTCTAACCATTCTTCTTTCTGAGTATACAGGTAGTTATAGTAATAGAATAAGGATTTTCCTAACAGTCCATTACTCACACCAATACCATTAAGCTGGGTATCTTTCTGTAGACAATCTTGTATTTTTTCTAGTGTTTCCAATTTATGAAGTAGAATTATATTTTGTTATTCCTCTATTCCACCATTACATGTTAAATACAAACATGAAAGTGGTCTTCCTTTTGCTCCTTTTACAGAGCTTAGTTGTTCATCTTGAAGCTTTACTAAAGCCTCTTTCTGAAGATTTAGCTTGTTGTTTAATTTAATTTTCTTCATCTCTAATTTTTTGGGAAAGAAAAGGATAAGGAAAATTATCACCCAATCCCTATCCTTATCCTTTCTATTACATATCGATCTTGTCTTCGCTGCTTCCGTTACAAGAGCTCCATAAACAAGATAAAGCTGCTTTACCTCCTTTTACTTCTGACATTTGATCTTCTTGTAATTTACTTACTGCTTCCTTGTTGATTTGTAATCCCTTAGTTAATTTAATTTTCTTCATTTTGTTTTAATTTTAAGTGTGAATAATTTTTAAAAAATGGGTAAAGAATGATTTGTTAATTGGGATCTTTACCCAGTAAGTTTGATAAAATCTTACATGTCGATTTTATCCTCGCTATTTCCGTTACAAGAGCTCCATAAACAAGATAAAGCTGCTTTACCTCCTTTTACTTCTGACATTTGATCTTCTTGTAATTTACTTACTGCTTCCTTGTTGATTTGTAATCCCTTAGTTAATTTAATTTTCTTCATTTTGTTTAAATTTAAGTGTGAATATTTATTTGATAAATGGGTAAAGTATGTGTTAATAATGAGCCTCTACCCGATGAGTTTAAACTCTGATTATAGCTCTAATTTCTCTTCGCTACTTCCGTTACAAGAACTCCATAAACAAGATAAAGCTGCTTTACCTCCTTTTACTTCTGACATTTGATCTTCTTGTAATTTGCTTACTGCTTCTTTGTTGATCTGTAACCCTTTAGTTAATTTAATTTTCTTCATTTTATTTAAATTTTAATGTATTTGATTATGAGTTATTTATTTAAAGTCCTAAACTCTTATCAGACTATGTTTGCAAACAATATTTTTAATATTTTCTAATCTTTTGTTCTGTCTTTTTCGTCTTGATTTCCGAATTTTTTACGCTTTACACGTACTTTCTTATTACCAAACTTGTACAATAATGATATCCTGAAACTTTGTGTATCGTAGTAATTTCTGAATGATACGTTTACATCATTAGTAACCCCTTCAACTCTTACTCTTTGACCTCTAAAAACATCATAAGCGTTTAGTCCTAGTTGCAAGTCTTTATTCATGAAAAAGAACTTTAAGCTTAAATCTAAATTTGAGGTTGCTGAAGTTGTGTAGATGTCATACACTCCTGGAAATGCATACCAGAAATTTGCACTAGCCATTACTCTCTTCTTACTATCTAATACGAAACTGTTATTTGTAGCTATGTACGTATTGAATCCACTCTCTCCTGCATTTGTAAAGTCTACCAAAGAAGTAGCATCACTATAATGAACATCTAGTATGTTTACGCTTTCCCACCATTTCCACTTCGAGAAAGTGTATGATTCAGTTAATCCGATTTTTACAGTTTCATAATAGTTTTGAGGAGATATTTCCTGAATATTAGTTACTGGATCAACTTGAGCTAACTGTTGAAACCCGTCAGTTACTTTAGAGAAGTATAATGAGCTAACTAATTTTTGTTTGTAAATATGAGTCAATGATAAATTATCTGAAAATGATGGTTGTAGGAATGGATTTCCTCTAATAATCGTAAATGGATTTTGAACATTTTCAAAAGGATTTAAAAACTCAAATGAAGGTCTATTGATTCTTTGATTGTAGGCTAAAGAGAATATATTACTCTGATTAGCAATGTAGTTTACATTTAACGTTGGAAATATTCTACTGTAATCGTTAATATCAATCTGACTTAAACTTGTTGAGTTACCTTCTGTTTGTGTATTCTCAAAACGCAATCCTCCGTTTATAATCCACTGTTGACTTAACATTTTTTCAAGAGAAAAGTAAAGCGCTTGTGTATTCTCTTTATAAGTAAACATATCTGTTCTATTCGCATCTTGAACAGGAGTTCCAGAGGTTAGATCGAAAAACGCTAGAGCATTGTTCGTCTTAGTAAAAGATAATTTACCTCCGTAGCTAAATTTCGCCCATTTTAAAGGAGATTCAATATCCATTCTTAGTGAGTAGTTATCGATGTCTTGGTCTCCAACATTATTCCCTATATCTAAACTTCCAGGAGTTACTGTATTGTTAACTTCACTAAACGTGTTATAAGTTCTCTCTTGATCATTTGTATAATTGAAGTAATCTAAATTGATTTCAACTTTGCTTATACTATCTACTTTGAACTCTGTATGTAGATTCAATGAATGTGTTGGCGTTTCTTCCAAATTATTAGAAGTTGTTCTTATGGTTCTTGATAATGCATTTGTAGTATTATCGAACACATTTACTCTATCATTTCGATTTACAGTTCTAAATCTTCCGTATGTTGTTAGGTATTGAGCACCAATCAGGAAGTCCTTAGTAAAGTTATAGTCTAGAGATAATCTCGCACTAATTGATGGCTCGCTAAAATATCTTCTTGGATAAGTTCCTTCCCAAGTTTCTGTTGGAAAGAAAAATCTGTTTGTATCTGTGATAAGTTTCGATCCATTGGTATAGTATAAGTTACTTGATAAAGCAAACTTATCTTTTTGATAATTAAAGTTTCCACTTAAACTTCCTCTACCATAAGTAGCTTGAGTATATACTCCACGTATTCTACTTCGCCATGAGTTTCTTCTTCCTTTTTTGTAGATAATATTGATTAATCCGCTATTACCTTCTGATTCATATTTAGCAGGAGGATTTGTTATTACCTCAATACTTTTAATATCATCGGCTGAGATGGAACTTAAAAAGTTAGATACTTCTTGCTGTGGAATTTTAAGCAAACGCCCATTAATCATAACACGTAAGTTGTCTTTTCCTATCATAAAAAGTTCATCATTCTGTACTTTTATTCCAGGTGTTACACGAAGTGCATCAAGCATATCTCCTCCACTTGAAGACAAGGATTGTGCTACGTTAAATACAAGTCGATCACTTTTTCTGGTTATTAAGCGTTTCCTCGCTTCAATAACAACTTCATCTAACTTATTATCTAACTCTTTGAGGACAATTATACCGAGATTGGATTTATCTTGGAGCGTGGAATAATCAATAGTTTTCTTTTCAAATCCTATGAAACTTATAATTACATAATATTCATTACCAGATTTAACTTTCAGACTAAAATTACCTTCTTCATCAGTCACAACACCTCCTACAATTTTATTATCGGATACTTGCTGTGCAACTACATTGGCAAAACTTATAGGTTCATTCTTTGAATCCACTACTTTTCCTTCAATAGTTTGTGCGAAAGCAACATTTAGGCATAACAATAAAACTGATATAAAGTGTATGATTTTCATAATTTAAATTCTTTAGGTATGAGATTTTCGGGGTATGTTTTTAAGCTAAATTCTTTTGAGCTAAATTGAACTGATGAGTTTTGATTTCAGCTGTATGAAGTAATAATTTCTTATTATCGTTGTAGAAATCGATTAATCCTTCATAAGTCATACATACAGGAATAGTTTCAGACCCTAAATAGTTTACAGATTCTCCAATTACAGTGGCTTTAATCCCCATAGCCAGCATAATCCTTAATAATTTACTATCGCATTCTGCAAAAGCAATTGAGTTCTTATTTTTACATATTGGTGCAATCGCTTGAACCATTAATTTTTTTAATAAATTGATATTTCTAACATCCTTTTTAATTGCGAAACGTCCAATGTGCCAAATTGACTTTAACA
This genomic window from Tenacibaculum sp. 190524A05c contains:
- a CDS encoding lantibiotic dehydratase, translating into MKNFNHINRFILRTPIKSVHQFSEIPTTSEETIEFVKDLFNDEVFKESIFLASPDLYYEWEKFVSKAELSVEKQYKLALSIVKYYIRSTTRCTPFGLFSGYTEIQHKQENKQVEPQRFTGLDLDFIYTLLHQLNQKDAVRSIVKFAPNSSIYKIGSNFRYAEYKIQRNKRAYTLVEVEADEVLELIYKVTQKENQTLNELVELLMYSIEDISKEDVTTYINSLIDAQFLVSDLDISINGESPFEQLVQYFENVIIGKTQNEELLHYYNLLAQLKNKLECLDAKVVGNSISEYEDIFSIAKQFNFAFDKKFLINSNMRNNLPVTQYDLTSQEISKIKKAVSTLSRFSIKQDNVNLNEFKKAFYKRYEDKEVQLCVALDNEVGVGYLQDHADASNFSSLIDDIKLKGNESPETKLSYHKNIHKFWTNQLTTAKRNNKNLIDLNTIDLSDFPVNTDQLSDSFYTMINKYKEKISIEVVGGTGALNLIGRFSSLDNSLNDLFNEALAKEQKEGDEILVELLHVPDNRSGNILLRNVHRTHEISFLTKGSENAKQIALDDIYISIKHNKIVLRSRSLNKRIKVVNTTAHNFQYNSLPIYQFLGELQMQDCNTYLGLNLGSVNYKAFTSRPRIVFDDIILAPAKWNFSIDELASCYENGELSISKLQIFLKNQNVPRYVCLREQQDHTLWIDLENEFMYTFLLEAIKKKKQLVLEELLVDSIDSRDEVYNAEYIIPFFKEAKKSRKINVQNITEKRTFIPGEEWLYFKLYTGTKTAAKLLQDVIHPLIHNLKENGLIEKWHFIRFRDPDFHLRLRFLVSDNNINHRKVVEKLNRAIHSYVSNHAIWKVEISTYNRELERYGNELIVPSESIFHRDSDLILEILNLTKNTNSEISWLPILKTIDNFYELHQYTLQEKSNHINELYQAFLKEFNGDKNLKKQIESKFRKYKNDISLLIENSATKINEVVEKHNQKLYEDLGEGKEVVIQNMKSNLTSYIHMHVNRFSITNPRMHELVFYGLLSKYYKMRLGKEKYVQPKALII
- a CDS encoding LLM class flavin-dependent oxidoreductase, giving the protein MENIKIGLIDLGQRDDATSLEIIEQMIEYAVEADSAGFNRFWLAEHHYAHVKNHPYTNPDILLPILAGMTDQIKVGSAGVSLSLYSPYAVTCNYKLLSNLYPNRIDLGLSKGLPDSKKIAELAHPGLSRKTNRDIFNKNLEVISDLLENEDENLNNNQILIPPFKGSKPELWYLSTSFNSYKEAIKYGTNYCVSLFHNFGQSKEFDKEQIATFKEEFYAAHGRYPKIVISIAFLMADTIEEAKFKVDEMTAYARSLSAEAFIIEPVTAESLQEITQRYYDEYGLDEFVFYDVAGTHKEKLENLHAIAEKFQMLTPVY
- a CDS encoding lanthionine synthetase LanC family protein, encoding MITEENITIDKIINDYNSKILSYPVNELSGGLVQGKLGVLYYLMFVYMDTKKVVYFDKITDILMDIFNSLQNPEGSDLLNDSSYAEGISGLGFVITKLIENDLLDEEYKEQIPVLSQIAYAYAIKMIDIDNYDFLHGSIGVLLFLLKVKNKELFNGIVDKLHQKSKESVLLFSTISDNPYISDINFGFPHGYLSTIKILNDAKKAFGAQNVYDAIIDKCITKIMKHINTNYKVDGIHIIKPHKVYLDEGKLIEHQNNRLAWCNSDLSLIFLLSKIDLCTKNTQYNELIELIGENVIKRKEMNVTGIENHHWCHGSSGVAQLFSELHSLLGDTKYLEAHEYWINRTVQYLKEGILNELTERDMSLFYGKLGALLVLQSYQKDFTTEWKEAFLIN
- a CDS encoding lanthionine synthetase LanC family protein, with the translated sequence METLEKIQDCLQKDTQLNGIGVSNGLLGKSLFYYYNYLYTQKEEWLEKSIGLIEDSLEMLTDNYTSISPQKDIIEAGIYLNILFKNNVLANEVEFILNDLNSLIDEIFTNQLKDENLDSITGVFAPIQYYFVSEKISNEKLNQVLDLVIDKAIENENQAYWLFDLRSPENSYVELGYNHGVAGVISFLIDCYAHNVRKEECKNLISKGLNFLEKHLDRDHTCWFPQTANKNNKLQYHNLSYGDLGIGYTFYRAGNALKNSYWTELGIEVLENAAEYKDDNDNHIRDANMIYGASGLYAFFDMMYRLTSKNAFKESKEYWFQKILDKGNNNTVWAGYDTYYNGIYDFAQLGISQGILGIGLTLLCKELDIKNEYLNFLNFRK
- a CDS encoding class I lanthipeptide; protein product: MKKIKLNNKLNLQKEALVKLQDEQLSSVKGAKGRPLSCLYLTCNGGIEE
- a CDS encoding class I lanthipeptide; this encodes MKKIKLTKGLQINKEAVSKLQEDQMSEVKGGKAALSCLWSSCNGSSEDKIDM
- a CDS encoding class I lanthipeptide, which gives rise to MKKIKLTKGLQINKEAVSKLQEDQMSEVKGGKAALSCLWSSCNGNSEDKIDM
- a CDS encoding class I lanthipeptide, giving the protein MKKIKLTKGLQINKEAVSKLQEDQMSEVKGGKAALSCLWSSCNGSSEEKLEL
- a CDS encoding outer membrane beta-barrel protein, with the protein product MKIIHFISVLLLCLNVAFAQTIEGKVVDSKNEPISFANVVAQQVSDNKIVGGVVTDEEGNFSLKVKSGNEYYVIISFIGFEKKTIDYSTLQDKSNLGIIVLKELDNKLDEVVIEARKRLITRKSDRLVFNVAQSLSSSGGDMLDALRVTPGIKVQNDELFMIGKDNLRVMINGRLLKIPQQEVSNFLSSISADDIKSIEVITNPPAKYESEGNSGLINIIYKKGRRNSWRSRIRGVYTQATYGRGSLSGNFNYQKDKFALSSNLYYTNGSKLITDTNRFFFPTETWEGTYPRRYFSEPSISARLSLDYNFTKDFLIGAQYLTTYGRFRTVNRNDRVNVFDNTTNALSRTIRTTSNNLEETPTHSLNLHTEFKVDSISKVEINLDYFNYTNDQERTYNTFSEVNNTVTPGSLDIGNNVGDQDIDNYSLRMDIESPLKWAKFSYGGKLSFTKTNNALAFFDLTSGTPVQDANRTDMFTYKENTQALYFSLEKMLSQQWIINGGLRFENTQTEGNSTSLSQIDINDYSRIFPTLNVNYIANQSNIFSLAYNQRINRPSFEFLNPFENVQNPFTIIRGNPFLQPSFSDNLSLTHIYKQKLVSSLYFSKVTDGFQQLAQVDPVTNIQEISPQNYYETVKIGLTESYTFSKWKWWESVNILDVHYSDATSLVDFTNAGESGFNTYIATNNSFVLDSKKRVMASANFWYAFPGVYDIYTTSATSNLDLSLKFFFMNKDLQLGLNAYDVFRGQRVRVEGVTNDVNVSFRNYYDTQSFRISLLYKFGNKKVRVKRKKFGNQDEKDRTKD